One part of the Phaenicophaeus curvirostris isolate KB17595 chromosome 2, BPBGC_Pcur_1.0, whole genome shotgun sequence genome encodes these proteins:
- the LOC138717083 gene encoding cullin-9-like isoform X2, with amino-acid sequence MVNERHNGNLLVHLGPKLQACPEKLLRQRRGHDGQPEYLIQWSIVSLEERAVGGSNSSSAETKLENISMWMSAEEVCASCPALLGKRNLEGQWVKEEKAAVPLAADVLLDEASLLEMKADVRSLVQRAGRQMAESGAPESSILNTIHVLSAYASIGSLAGAFRETGALDLLMKMLCHKEKQIRRSAGRMLRALASHDAGSWAYVLLSLSQQDGIEQHMDFDSRYTLLELFAETTSSEEQCVSFEGIHLPQIPGKLLFILVKRYLCVTSLLEKISNGMEQEGEQQNSSMPSPLAEERSLVKQEFEFSMAMANLILELVHVMGWDHSHKPEPLPQQELRPRRTRSIFQHGAASCTAAPAAPSPPPKEPSIFKTRSAFPSRSSYVEYLQANLVRGMRVRMLEDYEQVSAGDEGDFRQSNDGTPPVQVYWQTLGCTYWVHWHMVEIIGPLHQEECEGQKKGSALAHNHRLAAAVQPFFCKPSGGLYSLPYLGESLPCLGEPPRSLSRAEWWELLFFVKKLEAQEQQEIISLIQQEQGEQLSEVDEEALIQLSVPAELAQKVLQVLEKRCQGRAQRDLQSSHIYTKYFPHCGAKQDGSGSTAVSLEGADCRSTGPEAVPAKAVKEELSTATVRPQAPAEVLKSDSQLFSELLEREGLFFPEVTEEQMKALGISAGLSERGSLAKIATVVDVIQSSSSELELRLAGLKHILKVLEEEPESEQQLGKSQGRPGTRSVGEKLVKVAVELLSTEVSEKVLVVVTLRLLAVLLAKQDWRVPFAMEGGVRAVLARMQQHAASALVQQAGLAALRVLVGAVSGEPGGVSGKALPLSHGDAQIIREIFASIGSASSEGSASLLSAIPAAVSTMQRVPGGSSGMQNGLLVVNMLINGHRGLAEQLVNCDLPTVLQSCWGNGQITSCPHAMLALSAMNRLAEHRLPLGPETAGSKAPLDLRELQALLGSLEDDALSKDMVVALERQLCGEGPVPSGEAAHLLQDQRCFRLLLRSLELLGAEKTVSLSILRILNKFLDGYQEDVLPWHECVEPCLSSLSAHSSDREVVQEVVGFLHRLGTSSKDCVVGMCRAGTREALSKALEKHSPALSLAPALLDLVTDCERFASLHKKLTTGILAGCIQLVLGQIEEHRRSHRPISVPFFDVFLRNLCRGSSVEVKEDKCWEKVQVSSNPHRASKLTDRNPKTYWESNGSTGSHFITVHMQRGVVVREMSMLVASEDSSYMPARVVVLGGDSPASVRTELNAVTVLPSDSRVILLENMTRFWPIVQIQVKRCQQGGIDTRVRGIEVLGPKPTFWPIFKEQLCRRTFLSCTARAHAWCQEICRDRERLLQLFGRLNQVLRHEQVFADSFLPDEEAARALGRTCWEALVNPLVQSITSPDTLGVSPLAWLLSEYLESMEASGRAARHGAVFGSRVRRLTQLLVHVEPSDAEPEAARRPGGKEENNKEVPARTVQASVEKASSLWGISQCWRGVVQQQVQRFLEAAGQAPDLVERYCGLYQRLRGATEELFGQRAAFVLALGQGFAGALLQLPFLTTLHVSEQFARYLDGQIQELLGAVGSAGAPRQLHRILEPFVVFSGLELARTFEHFYRHYLGDRLLAQGLSWLEGAVVEQIGLCFPSRFPQEMLSDLAESEELQQQFYLFQLQEQDKRLLELDTGPDEVSEAVGLASVADVPEVKVLALSPRCWPVSPFCYMDEPRRFFPEALSYPLDEFADFCRRRQCQRGWECTKPWRLQWTWLGHAELQFGDCILHVSTLQMHILLCFNSAQEVAEEALLQATGLPADLVHHALAPLTQGEGVLLRSCTSGAPGVLRLNQAALARASGRHLRLLPRQRYLRAERAEASALERKRNILCCLITRILKSEKQLHIDNLLFRVIDACQKGELGPGLRFLSFCCHSVDVLSCILHLLNQGYLRRQEEKPHVLEYVSAEPTTPPASQVQPQVAFQTVEIKMAACPASADRKQTFSTFR; translated from the exons ATGGTGAACGAGAGGCACAATGGCAACCTGCTCGTGCACCTGGGACCCAAACTGCAGGCCTGTCCGGAGAAGCTGCTCCGGCAGCGGCGAGGCCATGATGGCCAGCCCGAGTACCTGATCCAGTGGAGCATTGTCAGCTTGGAAGAGAGAGCAGTGGGAGGCAGCAACTCCTCCTCTGCAGAGACCAAGCTGGAGAACATCTCGATGTGGATGTCTGCGGAAGAGGTTTGTGCCAGCTGCCCGGCGCTGCTGGGCAAGAGGAACCTGGAAGGGCAGTGGGTGAAAGAGGAGAAGGCCGCTGTCCCGTTGGCTGCTGATGTCCTGCTGGATGAAGCGTCGCTGCTGGAGATGAAGGCCGATGTCAGGAGCCTGGTGCAGCGAGCTGGGCGGCAGATGGCCGAGAGCGGGGCCCCCGAGTCCTCCATCCTCAACACCATCCACGTGCTGAGCGCGTATGCCAGCATCGGCTCGCTGGCAGGTGCCTTCAGGGAGACGGGAGCCCTGGACTTGCTGATGAAGATGCTGTGCCACAAGGAGAAGCAGATCCGCCGCAGCGCTGGCAGGATGCTGAGGGCCCTGGCTTCACATGACGCAG GGAGCTGGGCCTACGTCCTGCTGTCCCTGAGCCAGCAGGATGGCATCGAGCAGCACATGGACTTTGACAGTCGCTACACCTTGCTGGAGCTGTTTGCTGAGACAACATCCTCTGAAGAGCAGTGTGTGTCCTTTGAGGGGATTCACCTTCCCCAG ATACCTGGGAAGCTGCTGTTCATCCTGGTGAAGCGCTACCTGTGTGTCACTTCTCTCCTGGAGAAGATCAGCAATGGCATGGAGCAGGAAGGGGAGCAGCAGAACAGCTCCATGCCCAGCCCACTTGCCGAGGAAAGGAGCCTCGTGAAGCAGGAGTTTGAGTTCAGCATGGCTATGGCAAACCTCATCCTGGAGCTGGTACACGTGATGGGCTGGGACCACAGCCACAAGCCAGAACCGCTGCCCCAACAGGAGCTGCGGCCTCGCCGCACCCGCTCCATCTTCCAGCACGGGGCTGCATCCTGcactgctgctccagcagcccccagTCCTCCACCAAAAGAGCCCAGCATCTTCAAGACGCGCTCAGCCTTCCCAAGCCGCAGCAGCTATGTGGAGTACTTGCAGGCAAACCTGGTGCGTGGGATGCGGGTGCGAATGCTGGAGGACTACGAGCAGGTCAGTGCAGGTGACGAGGGTGACTTCCGCCAGAGCAACGATGGCACGCCACCTGTGCAG GTGTACTGGCAAACACTGGGCTGCACATACTGGGTGCACTGGCACATGGTGGAGATCATTGGCCCTTTGCATCAGGAGGAGTGTGAGGGCCAGAAGAAGGGGTCCGCCTTGGCACACAATCACAGACTGGCAGCAG cTGTGCAGCCGTTCTTCTGCAAGCCCTCTGGGGGGCTGTACTCCCTGCCTTACCTGGGGGAGTCCCTGCCTTGCCTGGGGGAGCCGCCGAGAAGCCTGAGCCGTGCTGAGTGGTGGGAGCTGCTCTTTTTTGTGAAGAAGCTGGAAGCGCAGGAGCAGCAAGAGATCATCAGTCTcatccagcaggagcagggagagcag CTGTCAGAGGTGGATGAAGAAGCCCTGATCCAGCTGTCAGTCCCTGCGGAGCTGGCCCAGAAGGTGCTGCAGGTCTTGGAGAAGCGGTGCCAGGGCCGTGCTCAGCGTGACCTGCAGAGCTCCCACATCTACACCAAATACTTCCCCCATTGTGGGGCCAAGCAGGATGGCTCAGGGAGCACCGCAGTGTCCTTGGAGGGTGCCGACTGCAGGAGCACTGGCCCTGAAGCTGTGCCAGCCAAGGCAGTGAAGGAGGAGCTTTCCACAGCCACAGTGCGACCCCAAGCCCCTGCTGAGGTGTTGAAGTCAGATTCCCAGCTGTTCAGCGAGCTCCTTGAGAGGGAAGGGCTGTTCTTCCCAGAGGTGACAGAGGAGCAGATGAAAG CGTTGGGCATCTCTGCCGGACTGAGTGAGAGGGGCTCGCTGGCCAAGATTGCAACCGTGGTGGACGTGatccagagcagcagctcagagctgGAACTGCGCTTGGCTGGCCTCAAGCACATCCTGAAGGTCCTGGAGGAGGAGCCTGAGTCTGAGCAGCAATTGGGCAAAAGCCAGGGCAGGCCGGGGACCAGGAGTGTTGG ggagaagctggtgaaggtggcAGTGGagctgctgagcacagaggtgtcagagaaggtgctggtggtggtgacGCTGCGGCTGCTGGCCGTGCTCCTGGCGAAGCAGGACTGGCGCGTGCCATTTGCCATGGAGGGCGGCGTGCGGGCTGTGCTGGCTCGCATGCAGCAGCACGCCGCCTCCGCCCTGGTGCAGCAGGCGGGCCTGGCG GCCCTCAGGGTGCTGGTGGGAGCTGTGTCCGGTGAGCCAGGAGGTGTGAGTGGGAAGGCCTTGCCCCTGAGCCATGGAGACGCGCAGATCATACGGGAGATCTTTGCCAGCATTGGCTCTGCCTCCAGTGAGGGCTCGGCAAGCCTGCTGAGTGCCATCCCTGCTGCCGTGAGCACCATGCAGAGGGTGCCAGG GGGCTCGTCAGGCATGCAGAACGGCTTGCTGGTGGTGAACATGCTGATTAACGGCCACCGGGGCCTGGCGGAGCAGCTGGTGAACTGCGATCTCCCCAcggtgctgcagagctgctggggcaACGGGCAGATCACCAGCTGCCCTCACGCGATGCTGGCCCTCAGCGCGATGAACCGCCTCGCAGAGCACCGGCTGCCCTTGGGCCCGGAGACAGCAG GCAGCAAGGCCCCGCTGGACCTGAGGGAATTGCAGGCGCTTCTGGGCAGTCTGGAGGATGACGCCTTGTCCAAGGACATGGTGGTGGCCCTGGAGCGGCAGCTCTGCGGAGAAGGCCCTGTCCCCTCTGGTGAGGCGGCCCATCTGCTGCAGGACCAGAGGTGTTTCCGGCTGCTGCTGCGCAGCTTGGAGCTGCTGGGGGCGGAGAAGACCGTGAGCCTGAGCATCCTCAg GATCCTGAACAAGTTCCTGGACGGCTACCAGGAGGACGTGCTGCCCTGGCATGAGTGTGTGGAGCCCTGTTTGTCCTCCCTGAGCGCCCACAGCAGCGACCGGGAG gtgGTGCAGGAGGTGGTTGGCTTCCTGCACCGCCTGGGCACCAGCAGCAAGGACTGCGTGGTGGGGATGTGCCGTGCGGGCACCCGCGAGGCTCTGTCCAAAGCCCTGGAGAAGCACAGCCCGGCCCTGTCGCTGGCGCCGGCCCTGCTCGACCTGGTGACTGACTGTGAGAGATTCGCCAGCCTCCACAAGAAGCTGACGACCGGCATCTTGGCCGGCTGCATCCAG CTGGTGCTGGGACAGATCGAGGAGCACCGCCGAAGCCACCGGCCCATCAGCGTCCCCTTCTTTGATGTCTTTCTGCGCAACCTGTGCCGAG GCTCCAGCGTGGAGGTGAAGGAGGACAAGTGTTGGGAGAAGGTGCAGGTCTCCTCCAACCCACACCGGGCCAGCAAGCTCACGGACAGGAACCCGAAGACCTACTGGGAGTCGAACGGCAGCACCGGCTCCCACTTCATCACTGTCCACATGCAGCGCGGCGTGGTGGTCAG GGAGATGAGCATGCTGGTGGCCAGCGAGGACTCCAGCTACATGCCGGCCCGCGTCGTGGTGCTGGGGGGAGACAGCCCGGCCTCCGTCAGAACGGAGCTCAACGCG GTGACCGTCCTGCCCTCGGACAGCAGAGTGATCCTGCTGGAGAACATGACCCGCTTCTGGCCCATCGTCCAGATCCAGGTGAAGCGGTGCCAGCAG GGCGGCATCGACACACGTGTGCGAGGCATCGAGGTGCTGGGCCCCAAGCCCACCTTCTGGCCCATCTTCAAGGAGCAGCTGTGCCGGCGGACGTTCCTCTCCTGCACTGCTCGGGCTCATGCCTGGTGCCAGGAGATCTGCCGGGATCGGGAGCGACTACTGCAGCTCTTTGGCAG GCTGAATCAGGTGCTGCGGCACGAGCAGGTCTTCGCCGACAGCTTCCTTCCCGACGAGGAGGCGGCGCGGGCCTTGGGCAGGACGTGCTGGGAGGCCCTGGTGAACCCCTTGGTGCAGAGCATCACCAGCCCAG ACACCCTCGGTGTGAGCCCCCTGGCCTGGCTGCTGAGCGAGTACCTGGAAAGCATGGAGGCATCTGGCCGCGCGGCGAGGCACGGTGCTGTCTTTGGTTCCCGTGTGCGGCGCCTGACCCAGCTCCTGGTGCACGTGGAGCCTAGCGACGCGGAGCCAGAGGCGGCGAGAAGGCCCG ggggaaaggaggagaataacAAGGAGGTGCCGGCCAGGACCGTGCAGGCGTCGGTGGAGAAGGCGAGCAGCCTGTGGGGCATCTCACAGTGCTGGCGCGGCgtggtgcagcagcag GTGCAGCGGTTCCTGGAGGCTGCAGGGCAGGCGCCAGACCTTGTGGAGCGATACTGCGGGCTGTACCAGCGCCTGCGTGGCGCCACGGAGGAGCTCTTTGGGCAGCGGGCCGCCTTCGTGCTGGCGCTGGGCCAGGGCTTCGCGggggctctgctgcagctccccTTCCTCACCACCCTGCAC GTGAGCGAGCAGTTTGCCCGCTACCTCGATGGGCAGATCCAGGAGCTGCTCGGGGCTGTGGGCAGTGCAGGGGCACCGCGGCAGCTGCATCGCATCCTGGAGCCCTTCGTCGTCTTCAGTGGCCTGGAGCTCGCCCGCACCTTCGAGCACTTCTACCG GCACTACCTGGGGGACCGGCTCCTGGCGCAGGGCCTGTCTTGGCTGGAAGGAGCCGTCGTGGAGCAGATCGGGCTGTGCTTCCCCAGCCGCTTCCCCCAAGAGATGCTGAGCGACTTGGCCGAGTCAGAGGAGCTCCAGCAGCAATTCTACCTCttccagctgcaggagcaggacaagcggctgctggagctggacaCGGGCCCGGATGAGGTGAGTGAG GCAGTGGGGTTGGCCTCGGTGGCAGACGTGCCGGAGGTGAAGGTGCTGGCCTTGTCCCCGCGCTGCTGGCCCGTTTCCCCGTTCTGCTACATGGATGAACCCAGGAGGTTTTTCCCGGAGGCCCTGAGCTACCCTCTCGATGAATTTGCCGACTTCTGCAGGCGCA GGCAGTGCCAGCGGGGCTGGGAGTGCACGAAGCCCTGGCGGCTGCAGTGGACGTGGCTGGGCCACGCGGAACTGCAGTTCGGAGACTGCATCCTGCACGTGTCCACGCTGCAGATGCACATCCTGCTGTGCTTCAACAGCGCCCAG GAGGTGGCTGAGGAGGCCCTGCTGCAGGCCACGGGGCTCCCGGCCGACCTGGTGCACCACGCGCTGGCGCCGCTGACCCAGGGCGAGGGCGTCCTGCTGCGGAGCTGCACGTCGGGAG CTCCAGGTGTGCTGCGGCTGAACCAGGCAGCCCTGGCCCGTGCCTCCGGCCGCCACCTGAGGCTGCTGCCCCGGCAGAGGTACCTGCGGGCGGAGAGGGCTGAGGCCAGCGCcctggagaggaagaggaacatCCTCTGCTGCCTCATCACCCGCATCCTGAAGTCGGAGAAGCAGCTGCACATTGACAACCTGTTGTTCAGG GTGATCGACGCCTGTCAGAAGGGCGAGCTGGGGCCGGGGCTGCGGTTCCTGAGCTTCTGCTGCCACAGCGTGGACGTGCTGTCCTGCATCCTGCACCTGCTGAACCAGGGCTACCTCCGGCGCCAGGAGGAGAAGCCTCACGTCTTGGAATATGTCTCTGCTGAACCCACAACGCCTCCTGCCTCCCAGGTCCAGCCTCAAGTTGCCTTCCAGACTGTAGAGATCAAGATGGCTGCCTGCCCGGCCTCTGCCGACAGGAAACAGACTTTTTCTACCTTCAGGTAG